AGGATGTCGCGGGCTGCGCCGAGGTCGAAGCCTTTGAGGTTTGCTTCGGTGCCGATGACGGCCTGCAGGGTGAGGTTGTGGTGGCGTGCCCATTCCTGAAGGGCGAGCAGGGGATAGGTGGCCCAGGTGCCTCGGGTGGCGGCGGGGATGGATTCGTCGGCGGAGACCATCTTGACCTGTTGCGGCAACTGGACGTGGTCGGGGATGTAGGCGAGCCCGTAGTTGTTGGCGACCAGGATTTGACCGTCACCGGTGACGCCGGCGATCCAGAACAGGCTGGGGTCGGTGATGTCGACGTTGAGTGCGGCGGCGATGTGGCGGGCCAGTTGGCGTGGGTTGTTTCCTTTGCGGCGCAGTGCTCCTGCGGTCGCCGCGGTGGCGATGGCGTCGCGTTCGCGGCGGGCGGCGGAGATGGGCACGGGGGCGGCTGCTGCGCCTGCGGCGCCTTGGCTGGTCGAGGTCGGTGCGATGGCGGGGCCAGCGGTTCCGCCCGTGGGTGCGACCGGTGCGGCCGGCGCCGGTGTCGATGGGGGTGCCAGTGGCATGGGCGGGGCGCCGGCTGGTGGCGCGGCGGGTGCCGCAGGTGCGGGAGCGCTGGGTGCGACGGGTCCGCTGGTGTGGTTGACCGCGGCGGCCGGCGAGGTTGCACTCGATGTGTCGGGCGGTTGGTAGACCGCGGGTGCCGGGGTTGCGGGTGCCGGGGTCGGCTGTCCCAAGGGTGCTTGGGTCAGCGGAGGCTGCGTTGTGCCGGCGGCCTTGGTGATGTCGTTGAAGCCCTTTTGGAAGTCTTGCTGAGGCGTATTGACTGGCGCGGCACCGGATCCCGCGGCATTGCCAGCCGAAGCTGCGGGGGATTGGGATGTTCCGCCGGAAGCTCCACCACCGCCTGAACTGCTCCCGGTGCCCAAGCCGCCGCCTCCGGAAGATGCGCCGCCACCGAAGCCTGGCGAACTGGCGGAGCTGCCAGGTGTCTTTGAACCCGTGGGCGCAGGCGTTGCTGTTGAGCCGGCGGTCGTAGCTGGCATGGTCGGTGGACTGGTCGGCGCCGGCCCAACTGCGTTTGGAGATGGTGGCGGTGCTGCAGTTGGACCGGTCGGACTATTAGTCGGTGTCGCTGGCGCCGGTGGACTGGTCTGCGCCGGAGGAGCAGATGTTGGAGGTGTGAGTTCCGCCGATATGGGTGACTCGGTGTTTGTAGGCGTCTGGGGTGCCGACGGCGGAGTAGCGCCGGATTCTGTTACTGGGTTGGTTTGGTGGGCCTGCTCAGGGTCAGGAGTCCGTGCTGTTCGGTTATTCCGTACTCCCTGGATGTTTGGAGGTGAGGGGTTGCCGTTTAGGTGAGTTGGAGTTTCAGGGGAGGCAGGAGCCTCTGCGGGAACCTGCTGGCGTGTCAGTGCCTCGGTTGACTTCGATATCTGCTCTGGGGTTGGAGTCCACTTATCAAGAGCGCCCGCCTCGGCCGCCGCCTTAACGTCAGCAACGTTCGACTTGTAGACGGCATCAATAATTTCATTGATTCGCTTGTCGCGAATTTCTGGCTTTAGATCTTGCGATTCTAAGTTTGCTATCTCAGCTTGTTCGGAAACAACTCGTTCGAAGATTGCTACCTTAGTAGCAAGCACAATTCCAAAGACATGATTGATCCAGCCTACAGCCCGGACTATAGCAGTCTGTTGGCTTTCGAGGGATCTTATTGTCGATTCTATTGCTGCAGTGCCAGCGGAGGCACCACTGCCTGACCAATGAACTCCGGAAGCGATGTCCGTGTGCTCGTGCCGCCAAGATTCGAGTTTTAAGGTTAGATGTCTGAGAAGATTGACGAGTTGGGTTGAATGATCCATGAGCAACTGCTCGTCTACGTGCGGCCATCCATCTGAGCCGACCATTCGATCAACATACTTGCCGGTTGGTTTCGCGAACCCCATCAGTCAGCTCTTACTTAACGGCTTCACAAGCGTGGTAGACCATGTAAACCACGTAGGCTGCCGTCGCCGACAGGTAATTGTCAGTTGGGCTGTGTGTAGGCACGGACTTGCTGTAGGCCAGCCAATAGATGGAAGCCAATTCGGCAAAGTCCTGGAAAGCGGGATTGTCGCTTCGTGAGCCGAGCTCGCTTAACAATACAGAGTATCGCTCCATCTTCTCAGCCGCAGTTTGCATGAGATCGCGTTGGTCGGGTGTCCAATTGCTCGCTGGAATATTGCCATCAAACTGCTGCCATTCGGCGATTGACGCATCAAATTTGTCTGACTCAATATTCCAGTCATTGCAGACATCTTCCGGCTCAGCGAGAAATATCTTTGGGGTGCTCACATCCCCTACGGCTGCGGTGCTACTTGGTGTGGGGCCGGGGTCGACGAGAATGGAGCGTGCTTCCGCAGATCCATACTCGATCGATCCGCAAATGGACACTATTGCGCTCGAGGCGTTAGTTCCTGCGACGGCGAAGCTGTTGTCTTCCTCGGTGTATTGAGGAATGCTGTCGGCATAGAGGCGCCAGTAGGCAATTGACTGTTCGTAGAGTTCTCGCATCGCCCTGTGAGGGGTTTTGCTGACCAGCGGTACGGTCTGATCAGCCGCAATCTGCATCGCTTCAGCAATAGACTCGTGCATTGACCGCTGCTCCGGCGTCCAAGCCGTTGCAGGTAGCTTATAATCTCGGTTCTGCCAGCCCTGACTCTCTTGCTTCGACAGGGTGCTTGCGATCGGCCGCCAGGCAGCGCAGGTGGGATCTCCGGTGATGATCGAGATCGGACCCTTGTCGTTTGCGCTGGCGATATCCATAGCGCCCGGCGAACTTGCCGTCGACATGGCTGAGTCCCCGTCATCTTGCGTAAAGAGGAGGGTTGTTCCGACTGATATTGCGATGACTAGGAGGACGGCGACGGCAATTAGCAGCCATTTGAGACTGTTGTGCTTTTTTGGTGTAGGAGGCGGTGTCCAATTGGGCTGCTGAGGCCACCGACCTGAGTCGTAACCGGGCTGTG
This DNA window, taken from Mycolicibacterium neoaurum, encodes the following:
- a CDS encoding secretion protein EccK, which codes for MPISAARRERDAIATAATAGALRRKGNNPRQLARHIAAALNVDITDPSLFWIAGVTGDGQILVANNYGLAYIPDHVQLPQQVKMVSADESIPAATRGTWATYPLLALQEWARHHNLTLQAVIGTEANLKGFDLGAARDILTPDDMPDTGKMQGRNRLEVIAPAVATKLATVGPAGLAELLPPTSADATPPPDNRISLLLEVCKPLLSANPDRAGAHLKAMITYADHLQAVALHKAQTALDPEGQRAAITDWIYWQHISVLTSDALPAMVS